A genomic segment from Janibacter sp. DB-40 encodes:
- a CDS encoding NAD(+) synthase: protein MTDLDFRNLYRHGFARVAACTLPVTMADPFANAEATLEQVRQLHDDGVAVALFPELGLSGYAIDDLHLQDVLLRDVEAALVHLTRATADLMPLVAVGAPLRHRNRLYNCAVLIHRGEVVGITPKSYLANYREFYEKRHFASGAGMVDEWFRPTFARGEDADLLDGVPFGTDVLAHVDDVPGLVVHAEVCEDLWVPVGPSQEAALAGATVLLNLSASPITVARADDRHLMARAASARCNAAYLYAAASEGESTTDLSWDGQTMVYEGGDLLGESERFPSGPRATVVDVDVDRLRQERLRQGSFDDNGVALGIGSAAHPWREVHLEINPPTGDLGLRRHVDRFPFVPDDEARLAQDCFEAYNIQVSGLEQRLRAIGGERWQPKIILGVSGGLDSTHALLVAAKAMDRLERPRTDIIGITMPGFGTSDRTKTNAVDLMETLGVTSEEIDIRPAATQMLREMGHPFGLDPDAEHDEEVYDVTFENVQAGLRTDYLFRLANQRGGIVLGTGDLSELALGWCTYGVGDQMSHYGVNGGVPKTLMQQLVHWVADSDQLPEVSDTLRSVLGTEISPELVPSQAGEGPQSTQDQIGPYALQDFTLYYVLRRGYRPSKIAFLAEQAWSDAAKGAWPVSVPEEDRGAYDLATIRRWLVVFVERFFANQFKRSAMPNGPKVLPGGSLSPRGDWRMPSDVSGARWLAEIEDEVPRA from the coding sequence ATGACGGATCTCGACTTCCGCAACCTCTACCGCCACGGTTTCGCGCGGGTGGCCGCGTGCACGCTGCCGGTGACGATGGCCGACCCCTTCGCCAATGCCGAGGCCACGCTGGAGCAGGTCCGGCAGCTGCACGACGACGGCGTCGCGGTCGCGCTCTTCCCCGAGCTGGGCCTGAGCGGGTACGCCATCGACGACCTCCACCTGCAGGACGTGCTGCTGCGCGACGTCGAGGCCGCCCTCGTCCACCTCACCCGGGCCACCGCCGACCTGATGCCGCTGGTCGCGGTGGGTGCCCCCCTTCGCCACCGCAACCGGCTCTACAACTGCGCGGTGCTCATCCACCGCGGCGAGGTCGTCGGGATCACCCCGAAGTCCTACCTCGCCAACTACCGCGAGTTCTACGAAAAGCGGCACTTCGCCTCCGGTGCCGGGATGGTCGACGAGTGGTTCCGGCCGACCTTCGCCCGGGGCGAGGACGCCGACCTGCTCGACGGCGTCCCCTTCGGCACCGACGTCCTCGCCCACGTCGACGACGTGCCCGGCCTCGTCGTCCACGCCGAGGTCTGCGAGGACCTGTGGGTCCCGGTCGGGCCCAGCCAGGAGGCCGCCCTCGCCGGCGCGACCGTCCTGCTGAACCTCTCCGCCTCCCCCATCACCGTCGCCCGGGCCGACGACCGCCACCTGATGGCGCGCGCGGCATCGGCGCGGTGCAACGCCGCCTACCTCTACGCCGCCGCGAGCGAGGGCGAGTCCACCACCGACCTGTCGTGGGACGGCCAGACCATGGTCTACGAAGGGGGCGACCTCCTCGGTGAGTCCGAGCGCTTCCCGTCCGGTCCCCGCGCGACCGTCGTCGACGTGGACGTCGACCGACTGCGGCAGGAGCGGCTGCGGCAGGGCAGCTTCGACGACAACGGTGTCGCCCTGGGCATCGGTTCGGCCGCGCACCCCTGGCGGGAGGTGCACCTCGAGATCAACCCGCCGACGGGCGACCTCGGGCTGCGCCGGCACGTCGACCGCTTCCCCTTCGTCCCCGACGACGAGGCGCGGCTGGCGCAGGACTGCTTCGAGGCGTACAACATCCAGGTCTCCGGCCTCGAGCAGCGCCTGCGCGCCATCGGCGGCGAACGCTGGCAGCCGAAGATCATCCTCGGCGTCAGCGGCGGCCTCGACTCCACCCACGCCCTGCTCGTCGCGGCCAAGGCGATGGACCGGCTCGAGCGGCCGCGCACCGACATCATCGGCATCACGATGCCCGGCTTCGGCACGAGCGACCGCACCAAGACCAACGCGGTCGACCTCATGGAGACGCTGGGCGTCACGTCGGAGGAGATCGACATCCGGCCCGCGGCCACGCAGATGCTGCGCGAGATGGGGCACCCCTTCGGGCTCGACCCGGACGCGGAGCACGACGAGGAGGTCTACGACGTGACCTTCGAGAACGTCCAGGCCGGGCTGCGCACCGACTACCTCTTCCGCCTCGCCAACCAGCGCGGCGGGATCGTGCTGGGCACCGGTGACCTGTCGGAGCTGGCCCTGGGCTGGTGCACGTACGGCGTCGGTGACCAGATGAGCCACTACGGGGTCAACGGCGGCGTGCCCAAGACGCTCATGCAGCAGCTCGTCCACTGGGTCGCCGACTCCGACCAGCTGCCGGAGGTCTCCGACACGCTGCGCTCGGTCCTCGGCACCGAGATCAGCCCGGAGCTCGTCCCCAGCCAGGCCGGTGAGGGCCCGCAGTCCACCCAGGACCAGATCGGCCCCTACGCACTGCAGGACTTCACGCTCTACTACGTGCTGCGCCGCGGGTACCGGCCCAGCAAGATCGCCTTCCTCGCGGAGCAGGCATGGTCCGATGCGGCGAAGGGGGCGTGGCCCGTCTCCGTCCCCGAGGAGGACCGCGGGGCGTACGACCTCGCGACGATCCGCCGCTGGCTCGTCGTCTTCGTCGAGCGCTTCTTCGCCAACCAGTTCAAGCGCTCGGCGATGCCGAACGGCCCGAAGGTGCTGCCCGGTGGGTCGCTGTCGCCGCGCGGTGACTGGCGCATGCCCAGCGACGTCTCCGGGGCCCGCTGGCTCGCCGAGATCGAGGACGAGGTCCCCCGGGCCTGA
- a CDS encoding aldo/keto reductase, with protein MAELPTRTLGDGVSVPVVGFGTYPLRGDAGVRAMVAALEAGYRFLDTAVNYRNEREVAEAVRASGVERGDVFIQTKIPGRDHRSADSSLRTTLQVMDLDFVDSALIHWPNPSQGNFVRAWERLVEAKEEGLVRSIGVSNFKPHHLDAIIEATGVTPASNQIELHPFFPQAEQRADNERRGITTQSWAPIGRAGDLMAAEPVATAARAHGVTPAQVVLRWHLHLDALPLPKSADPQRQASNLEVLGFDLSDGEVEAITALGRPDGRLFDADPDTHEEM; from the coding sequence ATGGCTGAGCTCCCCACTCGCACCCTCGGTGACGGCGTCTCCGTCCCGGTCGTCGGCTTCGGCACCTACCCCCTGCGCGGCGATGCCGGTGTCCGGGCCATGGTGGCCGCGCTCGAGGCCGGGTACCGCTTCCTCGACACGGCGGTGAACTACCGCAACGAGCGCGAGGTCGCCGAGGCCGTCCGGGCCAGCGGGGTCGAGCGGGGAGACGTCTTCATCCAGACGAAGATCCCCGGTCGTGACCACCGCAGCGCCGACAGCAGTCTGCGCACGACGCTGCAGGTGATGGACCTCGACTTCGTCGACAGCGCCCTGATCCACTGGCCCAACCCCTCGCAGGGCAACTTCGTGCGCGCATGGGAGCGCCTCGTCGAGGCGAAGGAGGAGGGCCTCGTCCGCTCGATCGGCGTGAGCAACTTCAAGCCCCACCACCTCGACGCGATCATCGAGGCCACCGGCGTCACGCCGGCCTCGAACCAGATCGAGCTGCACCCCTTCTTCCCCCAGGCCGAGCAGCGCGCCGACAACGAGCGCCGCGGCATCACCACCCAGTCGTGGGCGCCGATCGGTCGCGCGGGGGACCTCATGGCAGCCGAGCCGGTCGCGACCGCCGCGCGGGCCCACGGGGTCACGCCGGCCCAGGTCGTGCTGCGCTGGCACCTGCACCTGGACGCCCTGCCGCTGCCGAAGTCCGCCGACCCGCAGCGCCAGGCGAGCAACCTCGAGGTGCTGGGCTTCGACCTCTCCGACGGGGAGGTCGAGGCGATCACCGCGCTCGGCCGCCCCGACGGCCGTCTCTTCGACGCGGACCCGGACACCCACGAGGAGATGTGA
- a CDS encoding SDR family NAD(P)-dependent oxidoreductase, which produces MKRPELVLLGGTAVVTGAAGGMGEHLAKGVARRGADVVVIDRDGTGLARVVEEIGRETPGATVTSHVVDLADRPAADAVIARVRDEHPGVTMLFNNAGVALGGRFGEVGADDFDWLLEINLHVPIRFTRALLPLMLANGQGQVVNLSSLFGLVGPPGQTAYSTSKYGLRGFSESLRSELEEEGHPVGVTVVHPGGIRTNIAANARVGAGTDPAEAAQGKADFAKVLRYPADKAAEEIIEAAVARRPRVLVGNDAKGLDVLARVTPGRYWSLMGRAMALAAKRS; this is translated from the coding sequence ATGAAGCGGCCGGAGCTGGTCCTCCTCGGCGGGACCGCGGTCGTCACCGGCGCCGCCGGCGGCATGGGTGAGCACCTGGCGAAGGGGGTCGCCCGCCGGGGCGCGGACGTCGTCGTCATCGACCGCGACGGGACCGGTCTGGCCCGGGTGGTCGAGGAGATCGGCCGCGAGACCCCGGGCGCGACCGTGACGAGCCACGTCGTCGACCTCGCCGACCGGCCCGCGGCCGACGCGGTCATCGCCCGGGTGCGCGACGAGCACCCCGGTGTGACGATGCTCTTCAACAACGCCGGCGTGGCCCTCGGCGGGCGCTTCGGCGAGGTGGGCGCCGACGACTTCGACTGGCTGCTCGAGATCAACCTGCACGTGCCGATCCGCTTCACCCGGGCGCTGCTGCCGCTGATGCTCGCGAACGGCCAGGGGCAGGTCGTCAACCTCTCCAGTCTCTTCGGGCTCGTCGGCCCGCCCGGCCAGACGGCGTACTCCACGAGCAAGTACGGGCTGCGCGGCTTCAGCGAGTCACTGCGTTCGGAGCTGGAGGAGGAGGGCCACCCGGTCGGTGTCACCGTTGTCCACCCCGGCGGGATCCGGACCAACATCGCCGCCAATGCCCGCGTCGGAGCGGGGACGGATCCGGCGGAGGCCGCGCAGGGCAAGGCCGACTTCGCCAAGGTCCTGCGCTACCCGGCGGACAAGGCCGCCGAGGAGATCATCGAGGCCGCCGTGGCGCGTCGTCCGCGGGTGCTCGTGGGCAACGACGCCAAGGGTCTCGACGTCCTCGCCCGCGTCACCCCCGGCCGGTACTGGTCACTCATGGGGCGGGCCATGGCCCTGGCGGCGAAGCGGAGCTGA
- a CDS encoding cytochrome P450 produces the protein MAVSTRWRRATAGSRDTVRTHPPGTGMGWAGHTFPHLPGRRPVVGDVFAKGHDPTKPVQNMLTFARDLGPIYELLALGRKFVFVAGVDLAGELCDDTRFVKALAPGVHDLRMFVEDGLFTAHTDEPNWRLAHNLLLPAFAKPAMRRYHDVMVETTDELIDVWDEAAGAGRSVEVSPWLTKLTLESIARAAFSHTFRSFETEEVDPFVTTFVASMSYAAGRSNLASLPLVGRRLVRRHDRRALDRHRYIDDLLRRIVAEREASGEQVDDLLGRMMDVPVDDAGTKLEAQNVRHQVLTLLVAGHETTSGALSFALYHLTREPEVLARARAELDDVLGTDPTATPTFEQVPKLRYLRRVVDETLRLWPTAPGFARSPRETTSSGRTARPAYPAA, from the coding sequence ATGGCCGTGTCCACCCGGTGGCGACGGGCCACCGCAGGCTCGCGGGACACCGTCAGGACGCACCCACCGGGCACCGGGATGGGATGGGCCGGACACACCTTCCCCCACCTGCCGGGACGCCGACCCGTCGTCGGGGACGTCTTCGCCAAGGGCCACGACCCGACGAAGCCGGTGCAGAACATGCTCACCTTCGCGCGGGACCTCGGGCCGATCTACGAGCTGCTCGCCCTGGGCCGCAAGTTCGTCTTCGTCGCCGGCGTCGACCTCGCCGGCGAGCTCTGCGACGACACCCGCTTCGTCAAGGCCCTCGCCCCCGGGGTGCACGACCTGCGGATGTTCGTCGAGGACGGGCTCTTCACCGCCCACACCGACGAGCCGAACTGGCGTCTGGCGCACAACCTGCTTCTCCCGGCCTTCGCCAAGCCGGCGATGCGGCGCTACCACGACGTCATGGTCGAGACGACCGATGAGCTCATCGACGTGTGGGACGAGGCCGCGGGCGCCGGGCGCAGCGTCGAGGTCTCCCCGTGGCTGACCAAGCTCACCCTCGAGTCCATCGCGCGCGCGGCCTTCAGCCACACCTTCCGCAGCTTCGAGACCGAGGAGGTCGACCCCTTCGTCACGACCTTCGTGGCCTCCATGTCCTACGCGGCCGGCCGGTCCAACCTCGCCTCGCTCCCGCTCGTCGGTCGGCGCCTCGTGCGCCGGCACGACCGCCGGGCCCTCGACCGGCACCGCTACATCGACGACCTCCTGCGGCGGATCGTCGCCGAGCGCGAGGCGAGCGGCGAGCAAGTCGACGACCTGCTCGGCCGGATGATGGACGTGCCCGTCGACGACGCCGGGACGAAGCTCGAGGCGCAGAACGTCCGCCACCAGGTCCTCACCCTCCTCGTCGCCGGCCACGAGACCACCTCCGGCGCCCTCTCCTTCGCGCTGTACCACCTCACCCGCGAGCCGGAGGTGCTCGCCCGGGCGCGCGCCGAGCTCGACGACGTGCTGGGGACGGACCCGACGGCGACGCCGACCTTCGAGCAGGTGCCCAAGCTGCGCTACCTGCGCCGCGTGGTCGACGAGACACTGCGGCTGTGGCCGACGGCGCCCGGCTTCGCACGGTCCCCGCGGGAGACGACGTCATCGGGGCGGACGGCTCGGCCGGCGTACCCGGCGGCCTGA
- a CDS encoding nitronate monooxygenase family protein: protein MTMPTQLQGRLRLPVISAPMFLGSGTDLVIGACRAGVLGTFPALNLRTTEEFDAWLTEIETALAVPGGSDTSARQPAPYGVNFIVHRTNKRLEADLAKIVEHEVPVVITSLGAAKDVVDAVHSYGGLVFHDVTNAKFAAKAAEAGVDGLILVTAGAGGHAGGINPFALLHEVRRVWDGPLILGGGLSTGRDVLAAQAAGADLAYMGTRFLATKESIASEEYRQMLVHSGAEEIVYTPSISTIPANFLRRSIIEAGLDPDNLPAPDAVDVSHVTNPHTEEPRSTSSTVAPKAWRDVWSAGHSVAGITEVLPVAQLVDQLEAEYLTAKGELLALFDG, encoded by the coding sequence ATGACCATGCCTACCCAGCTCCAGGGGCGTCTGCGCCTGCCCGTGATCTCCGCGCCGATGTTCCTCGGCTCCGGTACCGACCTCGTCATCGGCGCCTGCCGCGCCGGTGTGCTCGGGACCTTCCCCGCGCTCAACCTGCGCACGACCGAGGAGTTCGACGCCTGGTTGACCGAGATCGAGACCGCGTTGGCGGTGCCCGGTGGGTCCGACACGTCCGCCCGGCAGCCCGCCCCGTACGGCGTGAACTTCATCGTCCACCGCACGAACAAGCGCCTCGAGGCCGACCTGGCGAAGATCGTCGAGCACGAGGTGCCGGTCGTCATCACCAGCCTCGGCGCGGCCAAGGACGTCGTCGACGCGGTCCACTCCTACGGCGGGCTCGTCTTCCACGACGTCACCAACGCGAAGTTCGCGGCCAAGGCCGCCGAGGCCGGCGTCGACGGACTCATCCTCGTCACGGCCGGTGCCGGTGGGCACGCAGGCGGGATCAACCCCTTCGCACTCCTCCACGAGGTGCGCCGCGTCTGGGACGGGCCGCTCATCCTCGGTGGCGGGCTGAGCACCGGGCGCGACGTCCTCGCGGCGCAGGCCGCCGGCGCGGACCTGGCGTACATGGGCACGCGGTTCCTCGCGACGAAGGAGTCGATCGCCTCCGAGGAGTACCGCCAGATGCTCGTGCACTCCGGCGCCGAGGAGATCGTCTACACGCCCTCGATCAGCACCATCCCGGCGAACTTCCTGCGCCGCAGCATCATCGAGGCCGGCCTCGACCCGGACAACCTCCCCGCCCCGGACGCGGTCGACGTCTCGCACGTGACCAACCCGCACACCGAGGAGCCGCGCAGCACGAGCTCGACCGTCGCGCCCAAGGCGTGGCGGGACGTGTGGAGCGCCGGCCACTCCGTCGCCGGCATCACCGAGGTCCTCCCGGTGGCCCAGCTCGTCGACCAGCTCGAGGCCGAGTACCTCACGGCGAAGGGGGAGCTGCTCGCCCTCTTCGACGGCTGA
- a CDS encoding class I adenylate-forming enzyme family protein, whose translation MSRWPVEPTEGEATPAPFGMSQYCVADPAARAPDRRALVVVHSEPGDDSTWTFAQVDDAVRAVAAGLLGLGLERGDRVLLRMGNRSDFPFVFFGAIAAGLVAVPTSAQLTGEEAAALLTDSGAAAVALDEDLPLTVPPHVPTVTAHTIAEWVAGDERAEHDVGHPDRAAFITYTSGTTGRPKGVTHAHRSAWGRRPMYRGWYGLAEGDVMVHAGALNWTYTLGVGLTDPWANAATAVVHDGPRDRLLWPRLVEGYRATHLAAVPGVYRHLLRHGEPGEWDLSSLRAALVAGEALPSPLWREWTERTGVPLYESLGMSEVSTFVSSGPDVPVRPGSPGRAQPGRRIAVLDPDRLDEPTPLPDGRAGRLAVHRDDPGVMLGYWRRPEENLEVMRGEWFVTNDLASLDADGYLTYHGRCDDVVTAMGYRISPVEVEDALSDVEGVAEVAVAPLDVGDGVTLVCAWVVPTSPTADEATVRERVLTRAGERLAAYKRPREVRVVDGLPRTANGKVIRRDLG comes from the coding sequence GTGAGCCGCTGGCCCGTCGAGCCGACCGAGGGAGAGGCGACGCCCGCCCCCTTCGGCATGTCGCAGTACTGCGTCGCCGACCCGGCGGCGCGCGCCCCCGACCGGCGGGCGCTCGTCGTCGTCCACTCCGAGCCCGGGGACGACTCGACCTGGACCTTCGCGCAGGTCGACGACGCGGTCCGGGCGGTCGCGGCCGGTCTGCTCGGTCTCGGCCTCGAGCGCGGTGACCGGGTGCTGCTGCGGATGGGCAACCGGTCGGACTTCCCCTTCGTCTTCTTCGGTGCCATCGCGGCCGGTCTCGTCGCCGTGCCGACGAGCGCCCAGCTGACGGGCGAGGAGGCCGCCGCACTGTTGACCGACAGCGGCGCGGCCGCGGTCGCCCTCGACGAGGACCTGCCGCTGACCGTGCCACCGCACGTCCCGACGGTCACCGCCCACACGATCGCCGAGTGGGTGGCGGGCGACGAGCGTGCCGAGCACGACGTCGGCCATCCCGACCGCGCCGCCTTCATCACCTACACCTCGGGCACCACCGGCAGGCCGAAGGGCGTCACCCACGCCCACCGCAGCGCGTGGGGGAGGCGCCCGATGTACCGCGGCTGGTACGGCCTGGCGGAGGGGGACGTCATGGTGCACGCGGGCGCGCTGAACTGGACGTACACCCTCGGCGTCGGCCTGACCGACCCCTGGGCCAACGCCGCCACGGCGGTCGTCCACGACGGCCCCCGAGACCGGCTGCTCTGGCCGCGGCTGGTCGAGGGGTACCGCGCGACGCACCTCGCGGCGGTGCCCGGCGTCTACCGGCACCTGCTGCGACACGGCGAGCCGGGAGAGTGGGACCTGTCCTCGCTCAGGGCGGCGCTCGTGGCCGGTGAGGCGCTCCCGTCGCCGCTGTGGCGGGAGTGGACCGAGCGGACCGGGGTGCCGCTGTACGAGTCGCTGGGGATGAGCGAGGTCTCGACCTTCGTCTCGAGCGGGCCCGACGTGCCGGTGCGACCGGGCAGCCCCGGCCGCGCCCAGCCCGGGCGGCGCATCGCCGTGCTCGACCCGGACCGGCTCGACGAGCCGACCCCGCTGCCCGACGGCCGGGCCGGACGGCTGGCCGTCCACCGGGACGACCCGGGCGTGATGCTCGGGTACTGGCGCCGCCCGGAGGAGAACCTCGAGGTGATGCGCGGCGAGTGGTTCGTCACCAACGACCTCGCCTCGCTCGACGCCGACGGGTACCTGACCTACCACGGACGCTGCGACGACGTGGTCACCGCGATGGGCTACCGGATCTCACCGGTGGAGGTCGAGGACGCGCTCTCCGACGTCGAGGGAGTCGCCGAGGTCGCCGTCGCGCCCCTGGACGTCGGCGACGGCGTGACCCTCGTCTGCGCCTGGGTGGTGCCGACCTCGCCGACGGCTGATGAGGCGACGGTGCGGGAGCGGGTGCTCACCCGGGCGGGCGAGCGGCTGGCCGCCTACAAGCGCCCCCGCGAGGTGCGGGTCGTCGACGGCCTCCCTCGCACGGCCAACGGCAAGGTGATCCGGCGCGACCTGGGCTGA
- a CDS encoding NAD(P)/FAD-dependent oxidoreductase, which yields MTTEPRTRELPERVDVLVVGAGLSGIGAAHRIREANPDIELALVEARGVTGGTWDLFRYPGVRSDSDMFTLSFPFRPWTGRKAIADGADILDYIRETAEETGVAELVHTGCRVTAATWSSEEQEWTVDLETTDGPRQVRAGFVHLGSGYYDYEQTHDPGFAGVEDFAGQVVHPQFWPQGLDHTGKRVVVIGSGATAVTVVPAMADTAAHVTMLQRTPSYVFDQPSVDPFVQLLRRRLGPKAVQSATRVKNLGLQTFLYQLSRRNPTAAKKVVQGNLRRFLPQDVIDEHFDPPYDVWDQRLCAVPDGDLYAQMRRGRVSVVTGHVDRFVPEGIRLTDGRVVEADIIVTATGLLMKALGGIRFVVDGQEVPLARRFAYRGLMLAGVPNVTMTVGYVNASWTLRADLVSRYVARLLRHMRDRGLGVAVSVAPDGMTAGPILDLTSGYVQRVISQFPKVGDRVPWTMPQNYLRDKIAFRRADVTQDMHFVPTGAKGASLPVGAEAPEELPLPGSSSNEDASPGDRVPEPVR from the coding sequence ATGACCACGGAGCCCCGTACCCGCGAGCTGCCCGAGCGGGTCGACGTCCTCGTCGTCGGCGCCGGCCTGTCCGGGATCGGTGCAGCGCACCGCATCCGCGAGGCCAACCCCGACATCGAGCTCGCCCTCGTCGAGGCCCGCGGGGTGACCGGCGGGACGTGGGACCTCTTCCGCTACCCGGGGGTGCGCTCGGACTCGGACATGTTCACGCTGTCCTTCCCCTTCCGGCCGTGGACGGGCCGCAAGGCCATCGCCGACGGCGCGGACATCCTCGACTACATCCGCGAGACCGCCGAGGAGACGGGTGTCGCCGAGCTGGTGCACACCGGCTGCCGGGTCACTGCCGCGACCTGGTCGAGCGAGGAGCAGGAGTGGACGGTCGACCTCGAGACCACCGACGGCCCGCGGCAGGTGCGTGCCGGCTTCGTCCACCTCGGCAGCGGTTACTACGACTACGAGCAGACGCACGACCCGGGCTTCGCGGGTGTCGAGGACTTCGCCGGGCAGGTGGTCCACCCGCAGTTCTGGCCGCAGGGCCTCGACCACACCGGCAAGCGCGTCGTCGTCATCGGCTCCGGCGCCACGGCCGTCACCGTCGTGCCCGCGATGGCGGACACGGCCGCGCACGTGACGATGCTGCAGCGCACCCCCAGCTACGTCTTCGACCAGCCGTCGGTCGACCCCTTCGTCCAGCTGCTGCGCCGGCGCCTGGGTCCGAAGGCCGTCCAGTCCGCGACGCGGGTGAAGAACCTCGGTCTGCAGACCTTCCTCTACCAGCTCTCGCGGCGGAACCCGACGGCCGCCAAGAAGGTCGTCCAGGGCAACCTGCGTCGCTTCCTGCCCCAGGACGTCATCGACGAGCACTTCGACCCGCCGTACGACGTGTGGGACCAGCGCCTGTGCGCCGTGCCGGACGGCGACCTCTACGCGCAGATGCGCCGCGGGCGGGTCTCCGTCGTCACCGGGCACGTCGACCGCTTCGTCCCCGAGGGCATCCGCCTCACGGACGGACGGGTCGTCGAGGCCGACATCATCGTCACCGCGACCGGGCTGCTGATGAAGGCGCTCGGTGGGATCCGCTTCGTCGTCGACGGGCAGGAGGTCCCGCTGGCCCGACGCTTCGCCTACCGGGGCCTCATGCTCGCCGGCGTCCCCAACGTCACCATGACCGTCGGCTACGTCAACGCCTCGTGGACCCTGCGCGCGGACCTCGTGAGCCGCTACGTCGCCCGGCTCCTGCGGCACATGCGTGACCGCGGCCTCGGCGTGGCCGTGTCCGTCGCCCCCGACGGCATGACCGCCGGACCGATCCTCGACCTCACGTCCGGCTACGTGCAGCGGGTGATCTCCCAGTTCCCCAAGGTCGGCGACCGGGTGCCGTGGACGATGCCGCAGAACTACCTCAGGGACAAGATCGCCTTCCGTCGCGCGGACGTCACGCAGGACATGCACTTCGTGCCGACCGGGGCGAAGGGGGCCTCGCTGCCCGTCGGCGCGGAGGCCCCGGAGGAGCTGCCTCTGCCGGGCAGCTCGAGCAACGAGGACGCCTCCCCGGGCGACCGCGTGCCGGAGCCGGTCCGATGA
- a CDS encoding cytochrome P450: MTPEDSVLVFLPQLHRDPDVWPDPERFDPDRFLPEHNRARPAHAYKPFGTGERACIGRQFALHEAVIVLAKLLHRFDLVPEPDYELTITERLTLMPVGFRVGLVRR, translated from the coding sequence ATGACGCCGGAGGACTCGGTGCTCGTCTTCCTCCCCCAGCTGCACCGCGACCCCGACGTGTGGCCGGATCCGGAGCGGTTCGACCCCGACCGCTTCCTGCCGGAGCACAACCGCGCCCGCCCCGCCCACGCGTACAAGCCCTTCGGCACCGGCGAGCGCGCCTGCATCGGCCGCCAGTTCGCCCTCCACGAGGCGGTGATCGTCCTGGCGAAGCTGCTCCACCGCTTCGATCTCGTGCCCGAGCCGGACTACGAGCTGACGATCACCGAGCGGCTGACGCTGATGCCCGTGGGCTTCCGGGTCGGGCTGGTCCGGCGCTGA
- a CDS encoding N-acetyltransferase: protein MQTYSLAERPDLLDAFWAIPGDWPAFMLEDPTSLFAYEVAIETFPQLHLVVLDGDEPVARLHAVPLEAAVAHLPPRGWDHAIQYAERMAAKGVTPDLSTVSLIEARVAPQRRGQGLSGPLLLEARQRFAELGTRDLVGPVRPTRKALEPRTPADEYARRVREDGLPADPWLRVHARLGGRIIGVAPLSMVIPGTLAQWREWTGLPFDTDGLVDVEGGLSPVHVDVANNHGVYIEPNVWVHHDLR, encoded by the coding sequence ATGCAGACGTACTCCCTCGCCGAGCGCCCGGACCTCCTCGACGCCTTCTGGGCGATCCCGGGGGACTGGCCGGCGTTCATGCTCGAGGACCCGACCTCGCTCTTCGCGTACGAGGTCGCGATCGAGACCTTCCCGCAGCTGCACCTGGTGGTCCTCGACGGCGACGAGCCGGTGGCGCGGCTGCACGCGGTGCCGCTCGAGGCGGCCGTGGCGCACTTGCCGCCGCGCGGGTGGGACCACGCGATCCAGTACGCCGAGCGCATGGCGGCGAAGGGGGTCACCCCCGACCTCTCGACGGTGAGCCTGATCGAGGCGCGGGTCGCGCCGCAGCGGCGTGGTCAGGGGCTGAGCGGGCCGTTGCTCCTCGAGGCGCGCCAGCGCTTCGCCGAGCTGGGGACGCGTGACCTCGTCGGGCCCGTCAGGCCGACGCGCAAGGCGCTCGAACCGCGCACGCCCGCGGACGAGTACGCCCGCCGGGTGCGCGAGGACGGTCTGCCGGCCGACCCGTGGCTGCGGGTGCACGCGCGTCTGGGCGGCCGGATCATCGGTGTGGCGCCGCTGTCGATGGTCATCCCCGGCACGCTCGCGCAGTGGCGGGAGTGGACCGGGCTGCCCTTCGACACCGACGGTCTCGTCGATGTCGAAGGGGGTCTCTCGCCCGTCCACGTCGACGTCGCGAACAACCACGGGGTCTACATCGAGCCGAATGTCTGGGTGCACCACGACCTGCGGTGA